ATCaagtgatttctttgataaATTACAGTATGAAATTTCAAGCTCCTCAAGTAAAGCAAGTTTAGCAACTGCTTCGCATAATCCTTCATCTGTGATGTTATAGCATGATATAAGCCGAAGTACTTTTAGACGAGGAGATCTGCAAGATATTCATTTACCATATTATCAAAAGTCAGCACATTGACACCAATGGAATACCAAAATATTCAGCAAAACTAAATGTCTCTTATTTACTACAAGGATTAACATGTTTGAAGCTTTAACAAATGAATATAGAAGAATACTGGAGAAGAGAAACATATAAACTGAGGATCATTAGCATTTCATCATGGCTCACTACTCTTCAAGATTGAAATTGTTTTGATTTCAATAGTAGCTTCCAGAAAAGGCAGAGGTAGAAGAGGTAAGAACTAAGAGGAATTAGCAGAGCAGCTTGTAAATAATAATTATCATAATGGGCTTAAAGCTATACCATGGTTATTTTAACATTGATAAGAATATACTTCCAAATTCATCTTGTAAAATCTACATAATGTTATAAAGCTATAGAAAATTCAAGTGAGCATGTCCAAGTTTTACTGTGACTGGTTGGTCTTTTTGTCTTCCTATATGTCCTATCATTGGGAAAACTTGATTGTGTTTTTCACATGTAATGTAATCATGCTTATAGTTTCACCAGCATCTTCACTTCAGTTAGTGCATCCATGAAACACCCTATTTATATACAACTTCAAAGCAATGTGCTTTTAGTAGTTCAATTATAATCTAAATCTAGTCATTACAATGCATGTGGTTTGTTAActgtatttttcaaaaatacctTGATGCATTACTATTATGGACTATTCGTTTAAAAATAACATATCTGCTTATCTTTCAAAATTATTAAATCCAATGTTAACCACAATCTCTAGACCATACCATAATCTCAGTGATATTTCAGCTTAACTTATCAAATCACTTGCTAATCCAGTCAAAACTATTTATTCCCAAAtattaaatttgtttggaaagaacttcacagTTATTTAAAACACAATATTATAACATCAATCTTACACAAGGCATTAGTACTAAAAAGTTgttaaaagggcggcccggtgcactacgcgtccccgctgagcgagggtccggggaggggtcccaccacaagggtgtaccgggagcaagccttcccctaccaatttctttggcaagaggccgctcctaagactcgaacccgtgacctcttggtcacacgacaacaacgtttaccgttgcgccaaggctcgccctctagtACTAAAAAgttgttccaaaaataaaataatacccTACACTGTTAATCACATGATTGAAGAGATAAATAGTCTACAGCAAAATTTCACCAACATAATAtacttaaaagaaaaaattagatTGAAGCTAGTAAAAGAAAATACCTATCAGCAATATACTGGAGGAGATCATCATCACCGAAGTACTCAAGTTTGATATTGATCAAACCACCACAACTCCTATCAACAGCATGCCGACAAAGTTCTACAAGACTTCTCTCTCTGTCCCAATCATCACCATAATAGTTCATGTCAATCTCTCTCCACATGGATGGGTCCTTGCAGATGGTTCGCCAAGTGGAGCAGACTCGCTGTACAGAGGTCAGGATATCAATTGCTCCCAACCTCAAGAAGATTGACACTGAGACATCCTTTGGCAGGTCTAACCAGTTCCTATATGGTTCTTGTTGTTGTAATGTTGGTGATGAGTGTGAATCCATGAATGGAAAATTATGCTGGAAGATTTTGCTTGCTACAAGTTAAGAGTAATGAAAATATGAGTCGCTGGGTCAATCAACCCCAGTTCAGTATCTAACTATACGTTCTTACTTGATCTGGTCAAAAGGGAAAGACAACAAAATTACCAGTTGTAGATAATAATGCTTTAAAAATTATAACTTAGCATTCACAAAAACTGAAAAATACCAAATGAACAAACGAAATATCTACATTTTAACTAACAAGAATATCATATgcataaaatacaaaaaaaaaaaaaaattactagtTGTAGATAATAATGCTTTAAAAAATACATAGCATtgacaaaaattgaaaaataccAAATGGTGAAAACAAAAATCTACATTTTAACTAATAAGAATATCATAAGCATGAAATACTTCTATAAGACCCAAATCATAAATCCCACTCCATATTTCAGTATATTGAGCTCTTAGGCtctagaaaataaataattgcTAATCACACAGGAAAATCCAACAAACTCAAGGCTTTACAAAATCATAAATCCCTCTCTGAATGTCCTTTACTTTCTACATTGCATTGCTTATGTATGTGAAGCATTAGTTCATGGTTTTCTAATATGAGGAGTACAGTTAAGATACTAATCTTATAAAGAAAATAGAAGGCTACAAAACTATAGCACAATTCCACTACTTTAATCACCTCTGAGATGCCCAATTAAGGCAATTCTTTCAACATCTACACCCTGGACCACATTCGAACACTATGCCCTTTGCTGCAAACAGTCTGAAAAATGAAGAGCTGAGAATCTCATAGTGAAAGATTTATGTTCACCTGCAACTACATGTAACTTTAGTCCAAAATAACTGAAAAAAGAAAATCATCGACTAATCTAATAGCATAAGAATAATTTCGAATTTCTAATGAAGTGGGTCTATTCTTGAAATCATTCGTcatatataaattttgatagaaaataaaatcacgCGGCCATGTTCTTTTTCCTTACTAGAACAtttattttctagaaaatatatcGTATCAACCCTTGAACTCTGACGACACAACTATTTATCTTTCCAGTAATACCAAATCGGCCAGAAGTTGCAGGGAAAATGTAAATAGCAACCAACCTATTGAATGTGAGTAGACCGCCAATATTGACGCATGCCAAAACCTCACGATTGAATCCCAATTAAGGTAACCTTGGATCGTCTGAATCAAGGATTTACTTTCGGTAATGAATTCGAAGATCACCAATTCATATTTTGAAGAAGGGTCTAGGGTTTGAACGTACCACAAGAAAGGATGGGACTGAAAAAAGAACGAACGACGGGTTCGGCACAATGGAGCAGTTAACTTGTGCTTTTTTATTGTTAACTTGTGCTTACCACTCAGTTAAAAACGACATAGTTTAAGATATACAATCCGTCTAAGTTTTGTTTTTCTCCAATTAAGGTAACATAGTCCAGGAGAATCACTAGAAATTTGGTGAGAAAGGCTTTAGTGATTTAAAGAGACACTAACAGAAtatttatactatatataatagcggaagcagacagaatttacaagaagtgttttagagaaTTTTTTGCTTAGTTGGCACCGTAGGAgtaaaaagaataaataagttaatatgttttaattatCTCTGTATCATGAGTACTATATTAGtatattatttattgtcaattactagtccattaattaaagtaataaaaaagagtaagagttacaggaatatggaaaaaaaaaacaccgaaggaaattcaaaagtcacaaataaacatTTATATAAGGCATGATGTATAACATtccattattatatttattggcCACTGAAAATCAAAGACATCGTCgacctttaattttttttatgtattagttttgtttttagtgacttatcggagtggcggtaatgcgagccaaattgacttcttcttagtaaggagtgcttggagaaagagttatattgattgtaaggtgatccatggtgagagtacgacaacccaacatagagtagtggtgctagattttcgaagtaggaaatgtataagaaaacaaacacctcaagtagagactaagattaagtggtggaaattgcaaggggagaatcaacaaaaatttgtggatgagatgaccaaa
The DNA window shown above is from Euphorbia lathyris chromosome 1, ddEupLath1.1, whole genome shotgun sequence and carries:
- the LOC136235942 gene encoding F-box protein SKIP19-like, giving the protein MDSHSSPTLQQQEPYRNWLDLPKDVSVSIFLRLGAIDILTSVQRVCSTWRTICKDPSMWREIDMNYYGDDWDRERSLVELCRHAVDRSCGGLINIKLEYFGDDDLLQYIADRSPRLKVLRLISCYNITDEGLCEAVAKLALLEELEISYCNLSKKSLDAAGNDCPLLKSLKLNVQGFKLPHIECNAEALAIAEKMPRLCQLQIFGNKLTNEGLQAILDGCQHLESLDLRQCFNVNLEGDLKRICSERIKDLRCPYDSTDDYPFDAEIPDIGSSDEDYPYGFSDIDFMSDDDDYYELSGGSDISDFEDFLF